The segment ATTCTGCGCtcaataagttatttttggttTGAATTCATtggtacaaaatgagtgttcccctgtgtaatctttgtaccaagtttaattaaaatcgatttgtaactttttgcCTAATCCCAGGGACTAACAAACATTCAAACTAACAACAAATAAAGCCAGAAGCATAACCTCCGATCAACTTTGTTGgcaaaagtaataataaaacagtccttcttttttaataaaatatttaaaatcttattcCCATGAGTACATGTTTATTCCACGACAAATATCTTACagaagaaattcaaaaaataaacatttcaatgTCTCCTTGGCATAAGAgtaggaaataattatttttggggtaGCAACttcaatataggtatataaaagaCCGAATTGCTTGATTAATGCTAGGTTATAAGGACAGTTTCTCATTCTCAACCCTCCTTTTCATACTCATATCAGGGAATGCCAACTGCAGGACTGAAGGCATAGACATACCGGAAAGGGTATCAAGGATCTCACATGGCTTCCCTAGCGTTGGTCTTAAAATGACGTAgtctcattttcaaaagagaaaaaaggtgaggaaaaggaaagaaattaaagaagaagaaaacgagggataaataagaagaaaaagagagagtcAGATTGAAAGATTGCATAATTTAGTATTGCTTCAAAAATGTGTAAAAGATcataggatttttgtttttgattttatcaaaaataaagctGATTCATGTTTAAGtgggttattatttttgtaatttgaagacATACTCACACACGTATAGCGGGTGATTCAAAACTTGTTTCTTTTATCACACAGTATATGTATTGTCGGGGTTAAAATAGGCTGGGCTGTGACGTCCCTAATGACAGATTTCCAGTACGTTTATGGCTGAAGGGACTGTAGCCACCTCCCCCAaatcaggatttttttcaacgattatgaaaatttaaaaaaaatacgatgaGAAaagatttgaagaattttttgtaaaaactcaaattatgttgtgaaacaaaaaattttaattttttgaaagtttcaaaaaaaatcccccccccaaatatatatttaatcctgcagatgcccctgcCTTTACCCATTGGAATGATTTACCTATTATTAAGTACAAAGTCAACAATTAAGGTCTGCTACCACATGTACCAATAGACAAATTAATTCCCAGAACTTTGCAtgcattttaaaatctttaaaccTTAACAATTATCTTTTCCAAatgaaaaggttgcgtgatataaaaagattattgttTGCGGTAGATAAATACCATGTTAATCAGTTTTGTGCTTCCAAAACTTAATTTATCTTAGTATTTTCTCTCCCCagataatatacaatttaaatcatttattttaaaacagataatagttgaggtttgaagattataactTCCACATTTCTGACAGATAAAAGATCTATTGGacctttacaaaattatatacgtaACGGTTTATCCTTTACAAGTTTGTCCGCACGTTACACTTCctctttgatatcaaaattagaaACGGCGACAGCTGAACCTTCTAACTCAATTATCCTAACCTTTCAATAAATAGTAGGGATGTGAAGTGAATATTGACGGAGGAACAGGACAaagatctcgactttttcgagttattcggtTAATTAGCACTTTTTTGGGTCACAGAAggagatggaaggtctcattctGTTGaaaagttgtgaatttggctCTTATAGAGTAATTAGAGGAGGGTGAGTTATCTTAGAGTCCATCTGTTCCTTGAGGCTTGAGGCAggaggagatcatatctaattatgtaagacaatacaactttttcttatatctaccatgaatcaAGACAGTAGAATTACTTTGAGGAATACTCTGTACGGGAGTCTtagaccttccatttactttcgtGAGTCTTTGAAGTAGTAATTAACcaaataactcgaaaaagtgaAATCTTCCACTgtcaatatattcttcgcttccGTTCGTGTCCCTAAACTTGATGCAcgaaaggtatttttttatttattgaaaggttGGGATAGTTAAATTAGGAGGTTTTGTTGCCGCTCTCTTtaattttgtgataaaaataaattcgtcttttaatcattaaatatagcactttggAACGTATAAAGGcatttgagcaaagaaataatgcaatttcaagcttttttcaagaaattagagtaaaaaagggcttaaaatgacaatattttttttttgtaaaaattcaaaatgtcgaaagtatgacgtgcgggcaaacaTGTACAGGGTacccatataaaaataaaatattttgataaattttcacaccttaattaattataagtttccattcattttgttaagtttatttattaaattcatttcctTATCCCATATCACAAGTCATGAgtgtacataatttttcatgaaaCAAGATCACAGCGGGAGATTCTTTGTTGATAATGAAAACACTTATAagtaaatgttatattatttgaaaaaaaaataaaaataatataacatagcaaaaatataaatgtagttCTTTGTtcgtaaaataattattcgatTATCTGAagcttaaaaaagtttttaataggagaaattattattttttggtcttGTATTGTACACCAATAGCTaccaaatgaaaatatgatatccattaataaatttattaaagtggctatttatagtattttgttaatatttttcttttgattgttATCATGAGGAAATTCAAACTTatcttgcataaaaaaattcaaaacaaaaataaatatttattgctgcaataatttttccttttttacttATTGGGCCGGAAATCATACTCTGCATACTGATTTTGAATGTGACAAGACCAATAagagtaatttttgtaaaatatatatatttctttgcttctatatttattatgatcataaattgtcaaaaagaggAGTGATCATGACCACATCCCCTATCGTAGAGTACCGGGTAATGGATGTAGTAAATGGAAAATTTGTTCAACAAACATGGCAAATAATTACgactcatccaaaaaaaaaatgatatttatcagGCGACTTTTTAGTACCTCAAGGAAAAATTTATCTAATCATAATAATTCATGAACAACACATCAGCTTTAGGCATACTTAAGTGAAGTAAATGGTGGTCCTAAAAAGGACCTGGTATTACATTTGTACTTTCGTTATAAATCCCCAAGAATGGTGAATTTATTTGGAGGATGTGTATTTGGTCACAGCCTTGGTGCCTTCAGAGACAGCGTGCTTGGCCAACTCTCCGGGGAGGAGGAGACGGACAGCAGTTTGGATTTCTCTGGAGGTGATGGTGGATCTCTTGTTGTAGTGAGCGAGACGTGAGGACTCTGCGGCAATTCTCTCAAAGATGTCATTGACGAAAGAATTCATGATGCTCATGGCCTTGGAGGATACACCAGTGTCGGGGGTGGACCTGTTTCAAGACCTTGTAGATATAGATGGCATAAGATTCTTTCCTCTTGTGGGACCTTTTCTTTCCAGCAGGCTTGGTGATGTCCTTCTGGGCTTTTCCTGCCTTCTTGGCGGCTTTTCCTGTAGACTTAGGTGGCATGATTGTTATTAGTTCAGTGAATGGAGATAAACTGGATGATCTCCTCTTAACCGGCTgctatttatatgaaaaaaagagggATTGAAGATTTGAATCTCCGGCGCGCTCTTTCTAAAGGAAAATGCGCGGGAAAATAACGCAGATACTAGTTTTTAGATATACGGACGAGTATATGGAAGCCATTGTTACATTTTGACGCTTTAGCACGAATTCACACTTAATGaaagaagaaacaaataattttctatttctatatttttccatataacTTTATGTTTATCCcttctaaattatgaaaaatgtttgaagaaTGCGCATCTAAAAAGTAATcagaaatatgattaatataagttcctaaaaatgtaaattacagATAATACATATTCTTAACAAATATTTGAACGAACtcatctttatatttaatattcctgTAAtcgaatatattgaatatatattacctaTTGGCCTGATTggttataattaatcaatagttATGAATCAGAggcgtctacaggattataAAAGGTCCCCGGAAAgttctgttaaatgtttatCAAAGTACTGATGATAtaactaaatacataatttgcatataattatagacataggTAGTCACAAGTTCCAAAACCATGTGAAATAACCCTGTCTACTGGGATGGAGTCCCGGCAGCCACGGGTTTGGCCTTTAGGTCGTCCAAATTCTTGCTGGGGGTTACACAGGCAGAGTTTTCAAGAATGGAGAACATAGATTAATCCATGAAGTTTAGACTGGAGGAGTACCAGACTGTCTTGTCCCAGAAGCCACTCAATGAAGCCTCATACCGCCGCAGCGTCTCTGGATGTGTGGAAGGAGACACAATCCTGTGGGAAGGTCATATGTCTCATACTGGAGTGTTGTTGGTCCCAAGGAATAAGTCTTTTCTCCATGATGGTGCTGATGTACTCCTTGGTGTTGATCTTCACCCTGGCCGGCACAAACACCAAGGGGGACTTCCCTGTCTCAGTCACAGCCGCCCAAACCATCATAGACCGTGGCTTCTACACTCTGTTGGTCACTAGTGTGTTCGCTATTAATTCAGAATTTTCATAGATCCTAAAATGGGTTTTCaagaacaaaatacaaatgagcataaacatatatagttttttaaaccTTTGAATACTCTATAAACtaattcatgaaatcagactttgaaagttttaattcaattttgatcttgagtaATTTgctacaattaaatttttatgtcttttttaatgaTCATATGTTTTCTGGGACAAAGTTTAGGTTGttgtatatttgtttacttcacaCGAATAAACTGCCTTTAAAAATGGCCAAAATCTTATTCAGctctcaaatttcaaatttttcatctaAAACGGCACTATAATATTTGTGGCTACCAAAGGAAATGTACctgacaaaaatgaatatttatataaatgtttgagCATATATAAATAGTCATTTGGCCAGATTTGTCAGATTGTACAAAAGGGGCCACATcttgaaacagaaaaaaagtggAGCATAAgcggactttaaaaaaataaatgaaaaatataaaagaacctCATAACGGCTATTAGCTCATAATATTgtcaataattcaataaatcagACTAATATACTTGAGACAATTCCTCCACATATAGTCGTTGAGATATGTCTAAAAAAGCTACgaacatagaaataaaaatacaatacgaATTCTAAAAATGGGCTAATCTCACGGACTTATTCAAACAATTGTAATCGATTGGATTATAACACAATTCAGGCATACTTAATTATACcatatataaaaacttcataTAGGTagcaaacaaataattaagtttgaaaagGGGACATAATTATAGATTGTAAATTAAGCGtcaatatgattaaatttgatttgttcatatcttttaaataagaaacttaatttaaattacatgatTAATTATAGACCTGTTTATTATTGCTTATTTACTGTTATTGTATTGTTATTAGGTATAGATATATACAGTAAAACTTTTATGATTGTATACTCCTACCTTTAAACTTATTTCAACAATTAGGATCGATAAAATCATagcaaaatcaaatgataaataatgtaatataatattaagacttattattacgaaaccaaaaaaaattgaaataagaacCAGGATTATAGCCTATAAAGTAAGGgtaaaatacttcaattaggcTTTGAATTATCTCTTATCTGAGTTCATCGatgtccaagaagaaaaatgcCAGTAGGAATCTGCAAACTACGACTCCCGTGCAAAGTATTCATGAAAGTAATTCAACTGTCatgattcatggtagatataagaaaaagttgtattgccttacataattagatattatatcCCTCCAGCCACATCCCTCATTCAACGGATGAACTCCCAAGAAAACCCCCCTGTTCCAAATACTCCATAATAGCTAAATTCACAACTTCTTTGGCACAATGAGACCATTTACTTATGTGACCCTTAGAAGTGCTGATTAAttgaataactcgaaaaagtcgagaccCCTTCGCATCCCTATGTTTAACGTACTGAAGGTACTGCTTATATATTGAAAGGTTGTGATAATTGAATATGTATTaacttaaattgtattttaagacACTAAATTACAAATCAGAGTCCAAACCGAATTTCACCCTTTGATTGATAGGATCcgtaactactttttttttaattgtaagttgactttatatttcaatacataagctaaattttcatttaaatataaatatctagctatataaaaaaatgaatagttaaTAGATATGGtaagaattcaaaaaagtttgatacAGTTGGACCCCCATTATTAAGACACAAAAATACAAGGGACATAGACATATAATTATCCTATAAATCATTTCAATTTGATCAAGTAAGAAGATAATAACCAATAGTTCCATGGATTTTTGTTAAatcatttccaattttttatttgtttttttgtctggCCTTTCTCAAGTTTATTCCGTTTTGTGGAGTGAAGATTCGACGAGAAGTCAAAAGGAATTCCCCAAGGGTATCAGCTTGGATAAAGTTAAGGGCTTTTGGGACCAGGGATGAGGGTATCTTGTCTCTCAGATTTGTGGGTATGAAAAAAGTATAGCATATCCGTTACTAATTCAATTTAACCcaagaaacattttatatgACCTTCATAACACAAAATTTTAGCTTTGTTTTGACCTAGTAGATGATTTTTTcgcaattattttctttaacatatTTGAACATTATTTAGTATTAGCTTTACGCCTAGaaagatattaatttatgaaatatagtttttcgattcatttttttcgattcaaaaatattttgattacttctgtaatatttttactagaaaaaatttctaaaaagagcataaaaaagagaaaaagtttaACCTATACATAGAAGTTTAATAAATTCCTCATCTTTAATCACAACAGCATAAAtcatagtttttcaaaatttaaagacGTACAACTTCATTCCATAATAAAagagtatctttaaaaaatcaattctttaaaagttttttaagattttgtatatatattatgcttTATTgttagtatattaatattactttatgtagcccaaaaaaaatataatttcttagtTATAATAGTAATGTTCTTGTTTCTTGAGGTAAAAGTAATCAGGAACACACATCCTTAATTCAAGGGCAAAATTTGATCACTAGGGTCATCTAATATTTAAACTCGGCAGTATTcgattttcaaatgttttttatttgtttttttaatttactatattttgAGGCAAAAATGTATATGGTTTCTAAAAATGACATATGTcaacaaaaaagattatatatacaGACATGAAGATATTTTCCGCGCATTTTCTTATTACAGAGCGCGCACGCAGGAAATTTAACTCCTCAATCCCCtaccttttaatataaataccgGCCGGTGAAGAGGTAGATCATCCAGTTTATCTACATTCACTGAACTAATAACAATCATGCCACCCAAGTCTACAGGAAAGGCCGCCAAGAAGGCAGGAAAAGCCCAAAAGGACATCACCAAGCCTGCTGGAAAGAAAAGGTCCCACAAGAGGAAAGAATCCTATGCTATCTACATCTACAAGGTCTTGAAACAGGTCCACCCCGACACTGGTGTATCCTCCAAGGCCATGAGCATCATGAATTCTTTCGTCAATGACATCTTTGAGAGAATTGCCGCAGAGTCCTCACGTCTCGCCCACTACAACAAGAGATCCACCATCACCTCCAGAGAAATCCAAACCGCTGTCCGTCTCCTCCTCCCCGGAGAGTTGGCCAAGCACGCTGTCTCTGAAGGCACCAAGGCTGTGACCAAATACACATCCTCCAAATAGATTCACAATTCTTGGGGATTTATAACGAAAGTACAAATGCAATACCAGGTCCTTTTAAGGACCACTAATTTCTTGATTAAAGTATACTTTATGGTTCAGGTATCACTAATAAATTAGTGTTTATAATAAGTCACATTAGGCCAGATGATAACGGAGTTCATTGATACCTTTGTCTTCATATGTGTGGGGTAAATCATAAAAGTCGGCATCTTTCACTtacaaactcctccatgacattttctgcaaaaataaattagaaggcAATTTTATTGCCGTTATAAATATCCCAGAATtggtaataaaatatgattcattcaagttttatttttctttggaattacaaaatataaaaatccaaaaatagcCCATATGCTGTTGGTAACCATCCATATAAAAAAGTCGGGCggaaatgaatcaaaaattatcttaatgaGTTTCCCCTCTTGTAAGTTAAAGTAAAGATATAAAGAATAACTATTTACTATCTTCAGAAATCAATACATTATAggtacttttataaatatattttacttaaaatcaCCCATACTTTTTTGCTTTCAATGTTTATTCGACGTATGAAACGTTGACACAAAGAAATACTCATGACGTGAACTAGTGCTGTGAATCGTGACTCTTTTTACTGAACTAAACCACTTGACTAGAAAGATTCCTTCATTGAATTAGTTCCAAGAtatccccccctcccccttcctccaataaaataattttctaccaTTTATAAGAATGATTAAAACTATTTACGAACACCCATTCAAGAATTTCTGGACTATAGACAATTAAAATTGGTTTTACATACTTGTTTAACcccaacaataaataaagaacaagatagaataattgaaattaagcGATTaggaatttactttttcatttatggTTATGTTGTTGTTAAAGATATTTGATAAGgaacaattttctatttatataccTCTCCATGTATTCCCAGTAGGTTAgttcaattaatagtttttgggcgtcaaaatttcaaatatgtagtCTTATTaggcataaatgaacaacgaaagtatatttgataataatatatggtacacttttgtatcaaaaaatgagattttaataataaaaattaagagaaacatcaaaataaatgcgcgtAATACGAGGTACCAAAggagaatatatattcatttggtaacatgtttggaactaaaatactcatatcatgaggcaagttagagaaacattgttaaaaatatttttttccaaatagatgttttatctataatacttaacaaCATAAAAATTCTGTAACTTGATTGAAATCGATAATTTTAGTgatacaacatcaaaatttcctctgttttttcgacattttacatattttcaaatcaaaacacgtccatgaaaaaccattttttttggacggttgatgtttatttttttgtttaaaggaataaaacgcaaaatatatatactaaataacctaattttatattattttaattccattgcATTTCAACAAATCCTTATGATAAACTTATAAAACCTGTTGTAATTGTTGTTAAAAAGCATTAAAATGCTGCTGATCAAAACAAATATGGATATTACTATATAAAGTctgaaattatttgtttttttaacaaatttgggTTTAAACCCATTATCGTTCTCGATTTTATTTGTTACTcaaataaatgctattttataagaatttacttatgaatataattagcaataacccataaaaatataactaatctataggtataattttttttttgagatatttaaagtaagtattttagcaaaattaaaacatataaaaaattttaatcgaGTTTGGGCAtctaaaaacattgtt is part of the Lepeophtheirus salmonis chromosome 7, UVic_Lsal_1.4, whole genome shotgun sequence genome and harbors:
- the LOC121121531 gene encoding histone H2B-like produces the protein MPPKSTGKAAKKAGKAQKDITKPAGKKRSHKRKESYAIYIYKVLKQVHPDTGVSSKAMSIMNSFVNDIFERIAAESSRLAHYNKRSTITSREIQTAVRLLLPGELAKHAVSEGTKAVTKYTSSK